In one Bradyrhizobium cosmicum genomic region, the following are encoded:
- a CDS encoding 4'-phosphopantetheinyl transferase family protein, producing MANDRIELFVGLIETFDAPGAVDACRRLLSVDERVRADRFMFERHRRQYIFAHAMLRLALSRVAPNVAPSDWSFAAGRYGRPFVAAPATSAALHFSLSHADGCVACVVSQHEAVGIDVETVSRRVAPLSTALRFFAPEEVEALRGLPEPAAIERFFDYWTLKEAYLKARGFGLNLPLDAFAMQVSRDAIEISFKPDITDDPQGWRFSLCSPSPSHRLAIADGSRADGGLPITRNPWPLQEAAE from the coding sequence ATGGCAAACGATAGAATTGAACTGTTTGTCGGACTGATCGAGACCTTTGACGCGCCGGGCGCAGTCGACGCGTGCCGACGTTTGCTCTCGGTCGACGAAAGGGTCCGTGCCGACCGCTTCATGTTCGAGCGGCATCGGCGGCAGTATATCTTCGCCCACGCGATGCTGCGCCTGGCGCTGTCCAGGGTCGCGCCCAACGTCGCGCCGTCCGACTGGTCCTTTGCCGCCGGCCGCTACGGGCGACCGTTCGTCGCAGCGCCCGCAACATCGGCCGCGCTGCATTTCAGCCTGTCCCATGCCGACGGCTGCGTTGCCTGCGTCGTGTCGCAGCATGAGGCTGTCGGCATCGACGTCGAAACCGTGTCGCGGCGGGTCGCGCCGCTGTCGACCGCGCTTCGCTTCTTTGCGCCGGAGGAGGTCGAAGCCTTGCGCGGACTGCCGGAGCCCGCTGCGATCGAGCGCTTCTTCGACTACTGGACGCTCAAGGAGGCCTACCTGAAGGCCAGGGGTTTTGGGCTCAATCTGCCGCTCGACGCCTTCGCGATGCAGGTGTCGCGGGATGCCATCGAGATCAGCTTCAAGCCCGACATCACCGACGATCCCCAGGGTTGGCGCTTCTCGCTGTGCTCGCCGTCGCCGTCGCATCGTCTCGCGATCGCCGACGGCTCCCGCGCCGACGGCGGCCTTCCCATCACCCGCAATCCCTGGCCGCTCCAGGAAGCGGCTGAATGA
- a CDS encoding ATP-binding protein codes for MLENEPGTGTEGGLNRWLEGVGLGHYTDLFAQHRLDLDVMADLTEPDLVELGLPLGDRKRLQRAMAALFQAETAEKPEPAARPQPRTEVGAERRQLTTMFCDMVDSTSLSVQFDPEDVRDMIASFRETCVRVVKHYEGFAARFVGDGILVYFGYPTAHEDDAERAVRAGLEIVRVLSTARAIEPRGALSHAPAVRIGIATGLVVVGDLVGQGTEERDSAVGETVNLAARLQSLAPPNGVVISASTQSLLKGKFDYRNLGAHALKGISEKAQAWHVMRASRVETRFAAAMGGRLTPLVNREEEIALLMGRWQQVKDGDGQVVVKFGEPGIGKSRIIQEIFERISGDRHGQISFQCSPYYTSTAFYPFSEQLKFSLGLDREDTSALSLAGLETAIAAAHGNIEQVTPLFAALLSIPTGDRYPPLDMSPQQQKDATVVALVDHFLGLAREMPLVIAFEDLHWIDPTSREVIDLLVDRVQNRPILVVMTARSEFQPSWSAHSHITTLVLNRLSRQLRTTLVERVAGRELPKEVVEEIIVKTDGVPLFLEELTKTVLESNLLTERHGRYVLSGPWRQLAIPATLTDSLMARLDRMGPFKRIAQIGATIGREFSYETLHAVANTPAEQIEAALDHLEEAGLIMRRGHPPDALYSFKHVMIQNAAHDSLLHSERRKLHSRIAQLLAEMYPEKTEREPELLAHHLTESGQSEGAASFWLKAGKQAARSGANLEAIGHLHRGLSVVQANARMQGADEIELELRIALGNALIAAKGYAVQEVEENYMRALELGQQLDDDEKAFAATRGLWVCHFIRADLTRAHDLSVELLKFAKRERLNERTQPAQQTGYLIEAHRSIAMTMLYRGRFAAAQHHLHRCINLYSPDLHSDLMERHGTDPGVVSLSYLGYLLWFLGRPDAARQHSEQAILHAERIRHPFSLAFALVFGAYLCQHLRDIEGTRDYANRAMIIATEHNFLHWKQQAAILRGWALTQLGEADEGISQMRLGLDEYEAMDSWLAGCWFRCLLAEAYAKVGMRDAALRALDGALATARRTGDHSYLAEVYRLQGEITLSDGDPASAQEAEDLFALSLETARRQGALSWELRTAVSLARLSHVTGKREHASLLLVPIVAKFSEGFYTSDLKQAMELVNELGASAPVREQAAP; via the coding sequence ATGCTGGAGAATGAACCGGGCACGGGGACGGAAGGCGGGCTGAATCGCTGGCTCGAAGGCGTCGGTCTTGGTCACTATACCGATCTCTTCGCGCAGCACCGCCTCGATCTCGATGTCATGGCGGACCTGACCGAGCCCGATCTGGTCGAGCTCGGATTGCCGCTGGGCGATCGCAAGCGGCTGCAGCGGGCCATGGCCGCGCTGTTCCAGGCCGAGACTGCGGAGAAGCCCGAACCGGCGGCACGCCCGCAACCGCGGACGGAGGTCGGCGCCGAACGGCGTCAGCTCACCACCATGTTCTGCGACATGGTCGACTCCACCTCGCTCTCGGTGCAGTTCGATCCGGAAGACGTGCGCGACATGATCGCGAGCTTTCGCGAGACCTGCGTCCGGGTGGTGAAGCATTATGAAGGGTTTGCCGCGCGCTTCGTCGGCGACGGCATCCTCGTCTATTTCGGCTATCCGACCGCGCATGAGGACGACGCCGAGCGCGCGGTGCGCGCCGGGCTCGAGATCGTGCGGGTGCTGTCGACCGCGCGCGCGATCGAGCCGCGCGGCGCGCTGAGCCACGCACCAGCCGTCCGTATCGGCATTGCGACCGGCCTCGTCGTGGTCGGGGACCTCGTCGGACAGGGCACCGAGGAGCGCGATTCCGCGGTTGGGGAAACCGTCAATCTGGCCGCGCGCCTTCAGAGTCTGGCGCCGCCCAATGGCGTCGTGATCTCCGCGTCGACGCAGTCGCTGCTGAAAGGGAAGTTCGACTACCGCAATCTCGGTGCCCATGCGCTGAAGGGCATCTCTGAGAAGGCGCAGGCCTGGCACGTGATGCGGGCATCGCGGGTGGAGACCCGCTTCGCCGCCGCCATGGGCGGGCGGTTGACGCCGCTGGTCAATCGCGAGGAAGAGATCGCACTGCTGATGGGGCGCTGGCAGCAGGTCAAGGACGGCGACGGCCAGGTCGTGGTCAAGTTCGGCGAGCCCGGTATCGGCAAGTCGCGCATCATCCAGGAGATCTTCGAGCGGATCTCGGGAGATCGGCATGGGCAAATCTCGTTCCAGTGCTCGCCCTACTACACCTCCACGGCGTTCTATCCGTTCTCCGAGCAGCTCAAATTTTCGCTCGGCCTCGATCGCGAGGACACGTCCGCGTTGTCGCTGGCCGGCCTGGAGACCGCGATCGCCGCCGCCCATGGTAATATCGAGCAGGTCACGCCGCTGTTCGCCGCGCTGTTGTCGATCCCGACCGGAGATCGCTATCCACCGCTCGACATGTCGCCGCAGCAGCAGAAGGATGCGACCGTCGTGGCGCTGGTCGATCACTTCCTCGGCCTTGCGCGCGAGATGCCGCTGGTGATCGCGTTCGAGGATCTGCACTGGATCGACCCAACCTCCCGCGAGGTGATCGATCTCCTGGTCGACCGGGTGCAGAACCGGCCGATCCTGGTCGTCATGACCGCGCGATCCGAGTTCCAGCCGAGCTGGAGCGCGCACTCGCATATCACCACGCTGGTGCTGAACCGCCTGAGCCGGCAACTGCGCACGACGCTGGTCGAGCGCGTCGCGGGCCGCGAGCTTCCCAAGGAGGTCGTGGAGGAGATCATCGTCAAGACCGACGGGGTGCCGCTGTTCCTGGAGGAATTGACCAAGACCGTTCTCGAATCCAACCTGCTGACCGAGCGGCATGGGCGGTACGTGCTGTCGGGCCCGTGGCGGCAACTCGCGATCCCGGCGACGCTGACGGATTCCCTGATGGCGCGGCTGGACCGGATGGGACCGTTCAAGCGCATCGCGCAGATCGGCGCTACCATCGGCCGCGAGTTCTCCTATGAGACGCTACACGCCGTCGCGAACACGCCGGCGGAGCAGATCGAGGCCGCGCTCGATCATCTGGAAGAGGCGGGGCTGATCATGCGGCGCGGCCATCCGCCCGACGCGCTGTATTCCTTCAAGCACGTGATGATCCAGAACGCCGCGCATGACAGCCTGCTGCACAGCGAGCGGCGCAAGCTGCATTCGCGGATCGCGCAGTTGCTCGCCGAGATGTATCCGGAGAAGACCGAGCGCGAACCGGAGCTGCTCGCCCATCACCTCACCGAATCCGGCCAGAGCGAGGGCGCCGCGAGCTTCTGGCTCAAGGCCGGCAAGCAGGCGGCCAGGAGCGGCGCCAATCTGGAGGCGATCGGCCATCTGCACCGGGGCTTGAGCGTCGTGCAGGCCAATGCGCGCATGCAGGGCGCCGACGAGATCGAGCTCGAGCTGCGCATTGCGCTCGGCAACGCGCTGATCGCAGCCAAGGGCTATGCGGTGCAGGAGGTCGAGGAGAACTACATGCGCGCGCTCGAGCTTGGCCAGCAGCTCGACGACGATGAAAAGGCCTTCGCCGCCACCCGCGGGCTCTGGGTCTGCCATTTCATCCGCGCCGACCTGACCCGCGCGCACGATCTCAGCGTCGAGCTGTTGAAGTTCGCCAAGCGCGAGCGGCTGAACGAGCGAACGCAGCCGGCGCAGCAGACCGGCTACCTGATCGAGGCGCACCGCTCCATCGCGATGACCATGCTCTATCGCGGGCGCTTTGCTGCCGCACAACATCACCTCCACCGTTGCATCAATCTCTACAGCCCCGACCTGCACTCCGATCTGATGGAGCGGCACGGCACCGATCCCGGTGTCGTCTCGCTGTCCTATCTCGGCTATCTCCTGTGGTTCCTCGGCCGGCCTGACGCGGCGCGCCAGCACAGCGAGCAGGCGATTTTGCATGCGGAGAGGATTCGCCATCCCTTCTCGCTCGCTTTCGCGCTGGTCTTCGGCGCCTATCTCTGCCAGCACCTGCGCGATATCGAGGGCACGCGCGACTATGCCAACCGCGCCATGATCATCGCCACCGAGCACAATTTCCTGCACTGGAAGCAGCAGGCCGCGATCCTGCGCGGCTGGGCGCTGACGCAGTTAGGCGAGGCCGATGAAGGCATCAGCCAGATGCGCCTCGGCCTCGACGAATACGAGGCGATGGATTCCTGGCTTGCCGGCTGCTGGTTCCGCTGCCTGCTCGCGGAAGCCTATGCCAAGGTCGGGATGCGCGATGCCGCCTTGCGCGCGCTGGATGGCGCGCTCGCGACCGCGAGAAGGACCGGTGATCATTCCTATCTTGCCGAAGTGTACCGTCTGCAGGGCGAGATCACGCTGTCGGACGGCGATCCCGCATCCGCGCAGGAGGCCGAGGACCTGTTCGCCCTGTCGCTCGAGACCGCGCGCAGGCAGGGCGCGCTGTCCTGGGAGCTTCGCACCGCCGTCAGCCTCGCACGCCTGTCGCATGTGACAGGCAAGCGTGAGCACGCAAGCCTCCTGCTCGTGCCGATCGTCGCCAAATTCAGCGAAGGCTTTTACACGTCGGACCTGAAACAGGCGATGGAGCTGGTCAACGAACTCGGTGCGAGCGCGCCCGTTCGCGAACAGGCCGCTCCCTGA
- a CDS encoding non-ribosomal peptide synthetase, whose translation MALSDIASGAGGESDGRGAETGTFAHISGLLDFHGRKTPAAPALLAPGRPALTYGELDKLIRHLVRTLRGLGITPADRIAVALPRGADSALALIAVASACACVPVNPDLTADELQRYFSELKLRGLVTRADMNSTSRDVARALDIAVIDFVPGPDDHLGTCTLTGPTVGPANAHGASRGDDDAFILLTSGTAARPKMVPLTQRNVCLSAHNAGRGLSLAPHDRLLNVLPLFHAHGLISGLLTALAAGSSVICTNGFDASSFFGWMRELQPTWYTAVPTIHRALLTAAEADPDRARSSSLRVIRSASSSLAPAILSGLEAVFGVPVLETYGMTEAASQIAANPFELRKVGSVGRAAGPEIAIMDETGRALASGEHGEIMLRGPNMTRGYYNDDAATQAAFRGGWFRTGDLGYLDADGYLYIVGRIKDVINRGGQKISPLEVEEVLLSHPAVLEAGVFAVPHPKLGENVAAVVVLRPNSETSSDQLRQFARKRLAAYKVPSLIRAVAALPKGASGKVKRNALVDLIARAEDGDEARLPRTALETQLAEIWAGLLELPRVGVDQDVFALGADSLAATQMRSRLRERFNVDFSFEDIFDCATVSALAARIETATTHRETMLPAWRQAAAPEAPLSFQQQRMYLLSRLDKTRYNYNVVEVAVLKGLVDVSALQASLTTICARHEALRSVFVERHGEPTQRVLQSPPQFERIKLKPCPADKREAAIRRAALELAQYPFDLAKEPPLKVTLLSLEKSSHALVVNVHHLVTDGWSQRLFWEELAAHYAAARKTSAAALPLPAFQYRDFALWQQSWAQTEAAKEQLDYWRAQLDGVTTLPLRTDRPRPEVWSGHGARHYLEFSKALSADLRALSQDQGVTPFMTLLAAFQCLLFRHTGHEDVATGSLIANRNQIESERLIGLFANTLILRNDFGGDPSFGEVLRRVRQVTLDAYRNQDLPIEEVLRALQVARRSDGNPLFRIMFILQNASIEAARFPGLSARRLEVDPRVARFDITLELVEADGRFTGFFEYATDLFDAATIEAMAAQFKTLLRAVVANPEQRISRLPLLTETERRKLLAQGYGAPADFTKDGNLGERFDRQARKRPNAIAVSDGHTSLTYRELARRSQAAARWLAREGIGAESVVALLADRGPDLLATMIGVQRAGAAFLNLDPDQPPARLATILGSSCARMLLTGRAQSPKKVEALLEPLVERIHVAEIDDAVTPPGSAKPARAARRAASSLAYLVYTSGSSGAPKGVMIEQRGLSNHLASLIAELDLSARDVIAQTAPQTFVISVWQFLAGPMVGARVHICGNATVQDPILLAREIEREGITVLEIVPSLLRVILDRMDEAQVQRAFAGLRLLISTGEPLPVDLCRAWFARCPKVPLINAYGASECSDDVSLHRLTKAPATTTANVPVGAPLPNTQLYVLDQNLQPLPVGVTGELCVGGAGVGRGYINDPAQHRQRFIPDPFGRKAGARLYRTGDLARRLADGTIECLGRADHQIKIRGYRIELKEIENALADHPGVRAVIVEPRREASGDVRLIAHIVARSGSRSSASELREFLKSRLPGYAIPSAFLFLDQMPLNAHGKIDRSALLAPPQQDVSAPDTAVSARGFTEKVLSDIWIDLLKVESLGVTDNFFDLGGHSLLAGQVMARIARALGVSLPIKTIFEAPTIEELARRVDEAVTAKPRGLTTTVPRLAESGRPTLSFAQDQMIRIEQNLPGLPLFNLPFAFRLEGPLDPATLAQAFGDIVRRHESLRTGFGWNGEEPVSRVATPSELGPVLTVEVIGDGHPHNNKRRRALELRKIDLLIQQETYAPFDTARPPLLRARLLRLHADDHVLVLTLHHAIADGWSIGVLFEELSNRYAALAGRPSVPLPKLPLAFADIARWQRWWCGTDAARRQAADWAENLRGAAPVFDGEASPGASTGYHPVNLERELIGRLTAFAGQHNCTLFMCLLTGLKALLVARTGRNDISIATAMANRAQPDTDRIVGPFENTVIVRTRITPELSFAEALARVRQSVLDAHARQELPFNILAEHLEQEGIAPSSLLQVYFTLQNPLRQPLELPEIAVQSIGNIAREGQPVLPIDQTWLSLMLKERPTGITGSCNYKRESFDGRMVGEWMADLVALLGRAIAQPNTPLGRLVARRAA comes from the coding sequence ATGGCATTGTCGGACATTGCATCCGGAGCGGGTGGGGAATCGGACGGCAGAGGCGCCGAAACCGGGACTTTTGCCCATATCAGCGGCCTTCTCGACTTCCATGGGCGGAAGACGCCGGCGGCGCCCGCGCTCCTCGCACCGGGGCGGCCGGCTCTCACCTACGGCGAGCTGGACAAGCTGATCCGGCATTTGGTCCGCACCTTGCGCGGGCTTGGCATCACCCCGGCCGACCGGATTGCGGTCGCACTGCCGCGCGGCGCCGACAGTGCGCTTGCGCTGATCGCCGTCGCATCGGCCTGTGCCTGTGTCCCCGTCAATCCCGATCTGACTGCAGACGAGCTGCAACGCTATTTCAGCGAATTGAAGCTGAGGGGGCTGGTCACCCGCGCCGATATGAACTCGACGAGTCGCGACGTCGCCAGGGCGCTGGATATCGCGGTGATCGATTTCGTGCCGGGGCCGGACGATCATCTCGGCACATGCACATTGACCGGACCGACGGTTGGTCCGGCAAACGCCCACGGCGCCTCGCGGGGCGACGATGACGCCTTCATCCTGCTGACGTCGGGCACCGCGGCGCGGCCGAAGATGGTACCACTGACCCAGCGCAATGTGTGCCTGTCCGCTCACAATGCGGGCCGCGGGCTGTCGCTGGCTCCCCATGATCGCCTGCTCAACGTCCTGCCGCTGTTTCACGCCCATGGTCTGATCTCCGGCCTGCTGACGGCACTGGCCGCGGGCTCCAGCGTGATCTGCACCAACGGGTTCGATGCATCGTCCTTCTTCGGATGGATGCGAGAGCTGCAGCCGACCTGGTACACGGCGGTGCCGACCATTCATCGCGCGCTGCTGACGGCGGCGGAAGCCGACCCGGATCGCGCCCGGTCCTCGTCGCTGCGCGTGATCCGCTCGGCCTCGTCCTCGCTCGCGCCTGCGATCCTGAGCGGGCTCGAGGCCGTGTTTGGCGTCCCCGTGCTCGAGACCTACGGCATGACCGAGGCGGCCTCGCAGATCGCCGCCAATCCATTCGAGCTGCGCAAGGTCGGATCGGTCGGCCGCGCCGCGGGCCCCGAAATCGCGATCATGGACGAGACAGGCCGGGCGCTTGCGAGCGGCGAGCATGGCGAGATCATGCTGCGCGGACCGAACATGACGCGCGGCTATTACAACGACGACGCTGCGACGCAGGCCGCATTTCGCGGCGGCTGGTTCCGGACCGGCGATCTCGGTTACCTCGATGCCGACGGCTATCTTTACATCGTGGGCCGTATCAAGGACGTCATCAACCGCGGCGGCCAGAAGATCTCACCGCTGGAGGTCGAAGAGGTCCTGCTGAGCCATCCGGCGGTGCTCGAGGCCGGCGTGTTTGCCGTCCCGCACCCAAAGCTCGGCGAGAACGTCGCCGCCGTCGTGGTGCTGCGGCCGAATTCCGAGACGAGCTCGGACCAGTTGCGCCAGTTCGCGCGCAAGCGCCTCGCGGCCTACAAGGTGCCGAGCCTGATCCGCGCCGTGGCGGCGCTGCCGAAGGGCGCCAGCGGCAAGGTCAAGCGCAATGCACTGGTCGATCTGATCGCAAGGGCCGAGGATGGCGACGAGGCGCGGCTGCCGCGCACCGCGCTGGAGACCCAGCTCGCGGAAATCTGGGCCGGCCTGCTGGAGCTGCCGCGGGTCGGCGTCGACCAGGACGTGTTTGCGCTCGGTGCCGATTCGCTCGCGGCGACCCAGATGCGTTCGCGCCTGCGCGAACGCTTCAACGTCGACTTCTCGTTCGAAGACATCTTTGATTGCGCCACGGTCTCCGCGCTTGCGGCCCGGATCGAGACCGCGACAACGCATCGCGAAACGATGCTGCCGGCATGGCGTCAGGCGGCGGCACCGGAGGCGCCGCTGTCGTTCCAGCAGCAGCGAATGTACCTGCTCTCGCGGCTCGACAAGACGCGCTATAACTACAACGTCGTCGAAGTCGCCGTCCTCAAAGGCCTGGTCGACGTCTCCGCGCTCCAGGCGAGTCTGACGACGATCTGCGCGCGCCACGAGGCGCTGCGCTCGGTCTTCGTCGAACGCCACGGCGAGCCGACGCAGCGTGTGCTGCAGTCGCCGCCGCAGTTCGAGCGGATCAAGCTGAAGCCCTGCCCCGCGGACAAGCGGGAAGCGGCGATCAGGCGCGCGGCGCTCGAGCTTGCGCAATATCCGTTCGATCTGGCGAAGGAGCCGCCGCTGAAGGTCACGCTGCTGTCACTCGAAAAATCCAGCCACGCGCTGGTTGTCAACGTCCACCACCTCGTCACCGACGGCTGGTCGCAGCGCCTGTTCTGGGAGGAGCTCGCCGCCCATTATGCCGCCGCGCGCAAGACGAGTGCGGCGGCGTTGCCCTTGCCTGCCTTCCAGTATCGCGACTTTGCGCTCTGGCAGCAGAGCTGGGCGCAGACAGAAGCGGCGAAGGAACAACTCGACTACTGGCGGGCGCAACTCGACGGCGTCACCACGCTCCCGCTGCGAACCGACCGGCCGCGGCCGGAGGTCTGGAGCGGCCACGGCGCCCGTCACTATCTCGAATTCTCCAAGGCACTGTCGGCCGATCTGCGCGCGCTGAGCCAGGACCAGGGCGTCACGCCTTTCATGACGCTGCTTGCGGCCTTCCAGTGCCTGCTGTTCCGGCACACCGGGCACGAGGACGTCGCGACCGGATCGCTGATCGCCAACCGCAACCAGATCGAGAGCGAACGCCTGATCGGGCTGTTCGCCAACACCCTGATCCTGCGCAACGATTTCGGCGGCGATCCGAGCTTTGGCGAAGTGCTGCGGCGGGTACGTCAGGTGACGCTGGACGCTTACCGCAACCAGGACCTGCCGATCGAGGAGGTGCTGCGCGCGTTGCAGGTCGCGCGCCGGAGCGACGGCAATCCGCTGTTCCGGATCATGTTCATTCTCCAGAACGCCTCGATCGAGGCGGCCCGTTTCCCCGGCCTGTCGGCACGGCGGCTGGAAGTGGACCCGAGGGTCGCGCGCTTCGACATCACGCTCGAACTGGTCGAGGCCGACGGCCGCTTCACCGGCTTCTTCGAATACGCCACCGATCTGTTCGACGCGGCGACGATCGAAGCCATGGCGGCGCAGTTCAAGACGCTGCTCAGGGCCGTCGTCGCCAATCCCGAGCAGCGCATCTCGCGCCTGCCGCTGCTGACCGAGACCGAACGCCGGAAGTTGCTGGCGCAAGGCTACGGCGCTCCGGCCGATTTCACCAAAGACGGCAATCTCGGCGAACGATTCGACCGCCAGGCGAGGAAGAGACCGAATGCGATCGCGGTGTCGGACGGACACACATCCCTGACCTATCGCGAGCTCGCCCGTCGCAGCCAGGCGGCGGCCCGCTGGCTGGCCCGCGAGGGCATCGGCGCCGAGAGCGTCGTCGCCCTGCTGGCAGACCGTGGACCCGATCTGCTCGCAACGATGATCGGGGTGCAGCGCGCGGGCGCGGCCTTCCTGAACCTCGATCCCGACCAGCCGCCGGCACGGCTCGCGACCATCCTCGGATCGAGCTGCGCCCGCATGCTGCTGACCGGACGGGCGCAGTCACCCAAGAAGGTCGAAGCGCTGCTCGAACCGCTGGTCGAGCGCATCCATGTGGCCGAGATCGACGATGCGGTTACGCCGCCCGGATCGGCCAAGCCAGCGCGTGCGGCGCGCCGCGCTGCTTCGAGCCTTGCCTATCTCGTCTATACGTCCGGCTCGTCCGGCGCGCCGAAGGGCGTCATGATCGAGCAGCGCGGACTGTCGAACCATCTGGCGTCGCTCATTGCCGAGCTTGACCTCTCGGCCAGGGACGTGATCGCGCAGACCGCGCCGCAGACCTTCGTGATTTCGGTCTGGCAGTTCCTCGCCGGTCCCATGGTCGGTGCGCGCGTCCATATCTGCGGCAACGCGACGGTGCAGGACCCGATCCTGCTTGCTCGGGAGATCGAGCGCGAAGGAATCACCGTGCTCGAGATCGTCCCCTCGCTGCTGCGCGTGATCCTCGATCGCATGGACGAAGCGCAGGTCCAGCGCGCCTTTGCAGGGTTGCGGCTGCTGATCTCGACCGGCGAGCCGCTGCCGGTCGATCTCTGCCGTGCATGGTTCGCCCGCTGCCCGAAGGTGCCGTTGATCAACGCCTATGGCGCGTCGGAATGTTCCGACGACGTGTCGCTGCACCGCCTGACCAAGGCGCCGGCGACGACGACGGCCAACGTCCCGGTCGGCGCGCCGCTGCCCAACACCCAGCTCTACGTGCTCGACCAGAACCTTCAGCCGCTGCCGGTCGGTGTGACCGGCGAGCTCTGCGTCGGCGGCGCCGGCGTCGGCCGCGGCTATATCAACGATCCCGCGCAACACCGGCAGCGCTTCATTCCCGATCCATTCGGACGCAAGGCCGGCGCGCGCCTGTACCGGACCGGCGACCTAGCCCGCCGCCTCGCCGACGGCACGATCGAATGCCTCGGCCGCGCCGACCATCAGATCAAGATCCGCGGCTACCGTATTGAGCTCAAGGAGATCGAGAACGCGCTTGCCGACCATCCGGGCGTGCGGGCCGTTATCGTCGAGCCGCGCCGCGAGGCAAGCGGCGATGTCAGGCTGATCGCCCATATCGTCGCAAGGTCCGGCAGCCGGAGCAGCGCCAGCGAGTTGCGCGAATTCCTGAAGAGCCGGCTGCCGGGTTACGCCATCCCGTCCGCTTTCCTGTTCCTGGATCAGATGCCGCTCAATGCCCATGGCAAGATCGACCGATCGGCGCTGCTCGCGCCGCCGCAGCAGGACGTCTCCGCGCCGGACACCGCCGTTTCGGCACGAGGCTTCACCGAAAAGGTGCTCTCCGACATATGGATCGACCTGCTGAAGGTCGAGAGCCTCGGCGTCACCGACAATTTCTTCGATCTCGGCGGCCATTCGCTGCTGGCGGGCCAGGTGATGGCGCGCATCGCCCGAGCACTCGGCGTGTCGCTGCCGATCAAGACCATCTTCGAGGCGCCGACGATCGAAGAGCTGGCCCGACGGGTCGACGAAGCCGTGACGGCGAAGCCGCGCGGGCTCACGACAACCGTGCCGCGGCTGGCCGAAAGCGGCCGGCCGACGCTCTCTTTCGCGCAGGACCAGATGATAAGGATCGAGCAGAACCTGCCCGGGCTGCCCCTGTTCAACTTGCCTTTCGCCTTCCGGCTCGAGGGTCCGCTCGATCCGGCCACCCTCGCGCAGGCGTTCGGCGACATCGTGCGCCGCCACGAATCGCTACGGACGGGATTCGGCTGGAACGGCGAGGAGCCCGTCAGCCGCGTCGCCACACCCAGCGAGCTCGGACCGGTCCTCACCGTCGAGGTCATCGGCGACGGGCATCCGCACAATAACAAGCGGCGCAGAGCGCTCGAGCTCAGGAAGATCGATCTCCTGATCCAGCAGGAGACCTATGCTCCGTTCGACACCGCGCGGCCGCCGCTGTTGCGGGCACGGCTGTTGCGGCTTCATGCCGACGACCACGTGCTGGTGCTGACGCTGCATCATGCCATTGCCGACGGCTGGTCGATCGGCGTGCTGTTCGAGGAGTTGTCGAACCGCTATGCGGCGCTGGCCGGACGTCCGTCCGTGCCGCTGCCGAAACTGCCGCTGGCCTTTGCGGACATCGCGCGCTGGCAGCGCTGGTGGTGCGGCACCGACGCAGCCCGCCGCCAGGCCGCGGACTGGGCGGAGAATCTACGCGGCGCCGCGCCCGTCTTCGACGGCGAAGCCAGCCCCGGCGCGTCCACCGGATATCATCCAGTCAACCTCGAGCGCGAGTTGATTGGCCGGCTCACCGCCTTTGCCGGCCAGCACAATTGCACGCTCTTCATGTGCCTCCTCACCGGCCTGAAGGCCCTGCTGGTGGCAAGAACCGGCCGTAACGACATCTCGATCGCCACCGCCATGGCCAATCGCGCGCAGCCGGATACCGACAGGATCGTCGGCCCGTTCGAGAACACGGTCATCGTCCGCACGCGAATCACGCCGGAGTTGTCGTTCGCGGAAGCCCTTGCCCGGGTACGCCAGAGCGTGCTCGACGCGCATGCGCGGCAGGAACTGCCCTTCAATATCCTGGCCGAGCATCTCGAGCAGGAGGGAATCGCCCCGTCCTCGCTGCTCCAGGTCTATTTCACGCTGCAAAATCCACTACGCCAGCCGCTCGAGTTGCCGGAGATTGCAGTGCAATCGATCGGAAACATCGCGCGCGAGGGCCAGCCGGTGCTACCGATCGACCAGACCTGGCTGTCGTTGATGCTCAAGGAGCGGCCGACCGGAATTACCGGCTCATGCAACTACAAGAGGGAGTCGTTCGATGGCCGCATGGTCGGCGAGTGGATGGCGGATCTCGTCGCGCTGCTCGGGAGGGCCATCGCCCAACCCAACACGCCGCTCGGCCGGTTGGTCGCTCGCAGGGCGGCATGA